The following are from one region of the Hymenobacter radiodurans genome:
- a CDS encoding glycosyltransferase produces the protein MRENYALNIQTQAVYPAWVRDSLAGLVRQIETWAAQQASAVVLAERSYADELPFGQSERTVILENKYQPAQAEASKFAPQPLPQPGQELRLLYSGTISELNGVFEALELARQLRIIWSQTQLTIIGFCQQPELLRRLREAIAASGDGVVLIGGDTLVPHEQIVDAIRQSHLGLLPYRPHASTWRCRPTKLFEYLAHGLPVLIPPNPLWAELVNQHQAGAVIDFSKLTASTVTDTMYTMAGHRFYPNGIPTEVFWDTEAQKLNQVIDSIW, from the coding sequence GTGCGCGAGAACTACGCGCTCAATATCCAAACGCAGGCCGTGTATCCAGCTTGGGTTCGCGATTCGCTGGCTGGCCTCGTGCGGCAGATAGAAACCTGGGCGGCGCAGCAGGCTTCCGCTGTTGTGCTGGCCGAGCGCAGTTACGCGGATGAGCTGCCTTTTGGCCAGTCGGAACGCACCGTTATTCTGGAAAACAAATATCAGCCTGCCCAAGCCGAAGCGTCCAAATTTGCCCCCCAGCCTCTACCGCAGCCTGGCCAAGAGCTCCGACTATTATATTCAGGCACCATTTCGGAGCTGAATGGCGTGTTTGAGGCCTTGGAGCTGGCTCGCCAGCTACGAATCATCTGGTCCCAAACCCAGCTGACGATTATCGGGTTTTGTCAGCAGCCGGAGCTGCTGCGTCGCCTACGGGAGGCTATTGCTGCCAGCGGCGACGGCGTCGTGTTGATTGGTGGCGATACGCTGGTGCCCCACGAGCAAATTGTGGATGCCATTCGCCAAAGCCACCTTGGGCTGCTGCCCTACCGCCCCCATGCCAGCACCTGGCGTTGCCGCCCTACAAAGCTTTTTGAGTATCTGGCTCATGGCCTTCCGGTGCTGATTCCGCCTAATCCACTTTGGGCAGAGCTGGTTAATCAGCACCAAGCCGGTGCGGTAATTGACTTTTCTAAGCTTACTGCCTCAACCGTGACAGATACCATGTATACGATGGCCGGCCACCGGTTTTATCCGAATGGCATTCCGACGGAAGTATTTTGGGACACCGAAGCCCAAAAACTAAATCAGGT
- a CDS encoding sensor histidine kinase, whose translation MHLAFFRYYPAQRANLYFAFFAGALALERLIIIIQWALSSPTLEAMLPLQFVRTLLYYLAYLWAVRALYTLFGFRPGWLYKGLWMGFFAVITLTLFARTYASLVGGLLIISIIAELLRLTWLALRQRQRGAWMVGAGFAVILLVLAIALGVVAVSALLKVPNPIPSASQGGFQTFVNLLLYLSPALGISLYLAREFALDSQLLQVKLSEVERLSAQTLAQEQEKQALLAAQNETLEQQVTQRTEQLQRSLTDLRATQAQLLQKEKMASLGELTAGIAHEIQNPLNFVTNFSDLSSELVAELREEQAKGVAADAALQQELFEDLTQNLDKISHHGRRAAGIVKGMLEHSQTSAGERRPTNLNGLTEEYLRLAYQGLRAKDKAFNVELTTDFAPELTPVTMVGPDVGRVLLNLFTNAFYAVRERQQVGEAGYQPTVRVSTQRVEEQVHIRVQDNGTGMSPVVREKIFQPFFTTKPPGEGTGLGLSLSYDIIAQGHGGTLSVESKQGGGSTFTIILPV comes from the coding sequence TTGCACCTGGCCTTCTTTCGCTACTATCCGGCCCAGAGGGCCAACCTCTATTTCGCCTTCTTCGCTGGGGCGCTGGCGTTAGAACGTCTGATAATAATCATTCAATGGGCGCTGTCGTCCCCGACCCTGGAGGCGATGCTGCCCCTGCAATTTGTCCGAACCCTCTTGTATTATTTGGCTTACCTGTGGGCCGTGCGGGCGCTCTACACCTTGTTTGGCTTCCGGCCCGGCTGGTTATATAAGGGGTTATGGATGGGATTTTTTGCGGTCATAACTCTTACTCTTTTCGCTAGAACATACGCTAGCCTTGTAGGGGGACTTTTAATCATTTCAATCATTGCTGAGCTGCTGCGCCTGACTTGGCTCGCCCTGCGCCAGCGCCAACGCGGGGCCTGGATGGTCGGGGCCGGGTTTGCCGTTATCCTTTTAGTCTTAGCAATAGCACTTGGGGTAGTCGCGGTTAGTGCGCTGCTAAAGGTTCCGAATCCTATACCATCGGCATCACAAGGCGGATTTCAAACGTTCGTGAACCTGCTGCTATACCTGTCCCCGGCGCTAGGCATTTCGCTGTACCTGGCCCGCGAGTTTGCCCTGGATAGCCAGCTGTTGCAAGTCAAGCTAAGCGAAGTCGAGCGCCTCTCAGCCCAAACTCTGGCCCAGGAGCAGGAAAAGCAAGCCCTGCTGGCCGCCCAAAACGAAACGTTAGAGCAGCAGGTGACCCAGCGCACCGAGCAGCTGCAACGCTCCCTGACGGACTTGCGCGCCACCCAGGCCCAACTTCTTCAGAAGGAGAAGATGGCTAGCCTCGGGGAACTCACGGCCGGCATCGCCCACGAGATTCAGAACCCCTTGAACTTCGTCACCAATTTCTCGGACCTGAGCAGCGAGCTGGTAGCGGAGCTGCGTGAGGAGCAGGCCAAAGGCGTAGCCGCGGATGCGGCCTTACAGCAGGAGCTATTCGAGGACCTAACCCAGAACCTGGATAAAATCAGCCACCACGGGCGGCGCGCGGCGGGCATCGTCAAGGGCATGCTCGAACACAGCCAAACCAGCGCCGGTGAGCGTCGGCCTACCAACCTGAACGGCTTAACTGAGGAGTATCTGCGTCTGGCTTACCAGGGGCTGCGGGCCAAAGACAAAGCCTTCAATGTGGAATTGACCACGGACTTCGCACCCGAGCTAACGCCCGTAACCATGGTGGGCCCGGATGTGGGCCGTGTGTTGCTCAATCTGTTCACTAATGCCTTTTATGCTGTGCGCGAGCGTCAGCAGGTGGGCGAGGCCGGCTACCAGCCCACGGTGCGGGTCTCAACTCAGCGAGTGGAGGAGCAGGTGCATATTCGGGTGCAAGACAACGGTACGGGTATGAGCCCAGTGGTGCGCGAGAAAATCTTCCAGCCATTCTTTACTACAAAGCCCCCCGGCGAAGGTACCGGCCTGGGTCTCTCTCTCAGCTACGATATTATTGCCCAGGGGCATGGCGGTACGCTCAGCGTCGAAAGTAAGCAGGGTGGAGGCTCGACGTTTACTATTATCCTGCCCGTTTAG
- a CDS encoding glycerophosphodiester phosphodiesterase family protein, giving the protein MKKFSLFVFGLSALLTGCQPKADTFAGRLSVVETPQVFRYRPGLPARVSAHRGGGNYPGYPENAVESFAYLVGQTPLIIECDIDLTRDSVLVLLHDKKLDRTTTGTGPLINKTWAECQEYRLEDNFGTATNFRIPTLEQALRWGNGKCLFTLDVKRGVPFTKVVDMIHRTNAASYAAVITYNAPDAATVYRLDPQLMISVSIGGQEDYERLRAAGVPDQNMIAFVGTAEPDPALYQFLHTKGIACILGVLGNLDKQAEARGDQQYRTFVQNGADILATDRPLEVAQALR; this is encoded by the coding sequence ATGAAAAAATTCAGCCTGTTTGTTTTCGGTCTATCGGCTCTCCTGACTGGTTGCCAACCCAAAGCCGACACCTTCGCCGGCCGCCTATCCGTAGTCGAGACGCCGCAGGTATTCCGGTACCGCCCAGGCCTGCCGGCCCGCGTGAGCGCTCACCGGGGTGGTGGCAACTACCCCGGCTACCCCGAAAATGCGGTGGAGTCGTTTGCTTACTTGGTTGGTCAGACGCCCCTGATTATTGAGTGCGACATCGACCTCACCCGCGACAGTGTGCTGGTGCTTTTGCACGACAAAAAGCTAGACCGCACGACCACCGGCACCGGCCCGCTTATCAATAAAACGTGGGCTGAATGCCAGGAATATCGCCTGGAGGACAACTTCGGCACCGCCACGAATTTCCGCATTCCTACCCTCGAACAAGCCTTGCGCTGGGGCAACGGCAAATGCTTGTTTACCCTGGATGTGAAGCGTGGGGTGCCTTTTACGAAGGTGGTAGACATGATTCATCGGACCAACGCGGCCAGCTATGCCGCCGTTATTACCTACAATGCCCCTGATGCGGCTACTGTGTATCGGCTGGATCCTCAACTGATGATTTCGGTGTCCATTGGCGGCCAGGAGGACTACGAGCGACTACGCGCAGCCGGCGTGCCCGACCAGAACATGATAGCCTTCGTGGGAACCGCCGAGCCCGATCCGGCGCTGTATCAGTTTTTGCATACCAAAGGAATTGCCTGCATTCTGGGCGTTTTGGGCAACCTCGATAAGCAGGCCGAAGCCCGCGGCGACCAACAGTATCGCACCTTCGTACAGAACGGGGCCGATATCCTGGCTACTGACCGCCCTCTCGAAGTTGCCCAGGCGCTGCGCTGA